A part of Ktedonobacterales bacterium genomic DNA contains:
- a CDS encoding FmdB family zinc ribbon protein, whose protein sequence is MPTYEYLCRHCGHRFEAWQHMTDDPLTVCPACGAEIHRVLYPAGIVFKGSGFYKTDNGSSGKSEKSSSPASKSESGDKNASGESNPAAESSKSKSDSSGSTPSPTTAAAD, encoded by the coding sequence ATGCCGACGTATGAATATTTGTGCCGCCACTGTGGACACCGTTTTGAAGCCTGGCAACATATGACCGATGATCCTCTGACCGTCTGTCCAGCGTGTGGCGCTGAGATTCATCGCGTTCTCTATCCTGCCGGTATTGTCTTTAAGGGGTCGGGGTTCTATAAAACCGATAATGGCTCCAGCGGCAAAAGTGAAAAAAGCAGTTCGCCAGCCAGCAAAAGCGAATCAGGGGATAAGAACGCGTCTGGCGAGAGTAATCCTGCGGCAGAGAGCAGCAAGAGCAAGAGCGATAGCTCCGGCAGCACGCCCTCGCCTACGACTGCGGCTGCCGACTGA
- the dtd gene encoding D-aminoacyl-tRNA deacylase codes for MRVVIQRVSRAEVRVEDAPVGSIGPGLLVLLGVGQNDSPEEARLLAEKIVQLRIFGDTEGKFNLSVRDVGGSVLVVSQFTLFADTRRGRRPSFINAAPPELAAPLVERFMDAVRASGVTVAGGRFGAHMEVELVNDGPVTIMLDSQDWQRSRRSSSSGLPSNS; via the coding sequence ATGCGCGTAGTCATTCAACGTGTCAGCCGGGCAGAGGTGCGTGTAGAAGATGCGCCAGTGGGTAGCATTGGGCCAGGATTGCTGGTGCTGCTTGGTGTAGGACAGAATGATAGCCCTGAAGAAGCCCGGCTGCTGGCTGAGAAAATCGTCCAGCTTCGTATTTTCGGCGACACTGAGGGAAAGTTCAATCTTTCGGTACGAGATGTCGGTGGAAGCGTGCTGGTCGTCTCACAATTTACGCTCTTTGCAGATACGCGCCGAGGGCGTCGCCCTAGCTTCATCAACGCCGCGCCTCCTGAGCTTGCCGCGCCGCTGGTCGAGCGGTTCATGGACGCCGTTCGCGCCAGCGGGGTAACGGTTGCCGGTGGGCGCTTTGGGGCGCACATGGAGGTTGAACTGGTCAACGATGGCCCGGTGACGATCATGCTCGATAGCCAGGATTGGCAGCGCAGCAGAAGATCGTCATCAAGCGGGCTGCCATCAAACTCTTGA
- the leuS gene encoding leucine--tRNA ligase, which produces MITRTKYKPAEIEKKWQEQWETEGIYYAPDNSPKEKYYNLAMLPYPSGDLHIGHWYHYTGADTHGRFMRMRGWNVSQPMGFDAFGLPAENAAIKNKTQPRIWTLENIAKMQKQFRRMGAGWDWPREIISCLPDYYKWTEWLFLQFYKAGLAYRTKAPANWCPSCNTTLANEQVVNGACERCGTPVIRKEIDQWLFRITNYADELLDFSALDWPEKTVTMQRNWIGRSEGAEIRFVAEIGSERVEVPVFTTRPDTIFGVTFFVLAPEHPLVERITTPEQRVAVETYIDQARRETEIERMSTEKEKTGVFTGAYIINPVSGERVPVWIADYVLMGYGTGAVMGVPAHDQRDFEFARKFGLPIRQVICPPDEEPSDPATWNEAKSHYGVMINSGPFDGTPPEEAIRAITRSCEERGIGKYAVSYRLRDWLVGRQRYWGAPIPIIYCPQDGMVPVPEEDLPVLLPDEVQYRQSAESPLRYDSAFLNTTCPICGGPATRETDTLDTFLCSSWYFLRYMDANNDREAWDQEKIARWLPVDMYTGGAEHAVMHLLYARFFVKALRDMGLLHFSEPFMRLYHQGTVLGPDGQKMSKSRGNVIAPDDVVDTYGADALRCYLMFIGPFDQGGTSNIQGIEGTWRYLNRVWNLAQDAAEAFSGAPIPDTEIGREIRRTTHKFIKRITAEYEGLRFNTALAGLMEFTNALMKARETEAVRTAEYRQAVQLLLTMLAPLAPHITEELWQSMGHGGSIHTHPWPSFDEALTQDAVVTVVVQVNGKVRDKLEVAAEASEDEVRLLALASERVKKLLGGKEPEKVIYVPGKLINLVG; this is translated from the coding sequence ATGATTACGCGCACGAAGTACAAGCCTGCCGAGATTGAGAAGAAGTGGCAGGAACAATGGGAAACTGAGGGCATCTATTATGCGCCCGATAATTCGCCAAAGGAGAAATATTATAATCTGGCGATGCTCCCCTATCCATCGGGTGATCTGCATATCGGCCACTGGTATCATTATACGGGCGCTGATACACACGGGCGCTTTATGCGCATGCGCGGCTGGAACGTTTCGCAGCCAATGGGCTTTGACGCCTTTGGTCTGCCCGCCGAAAACGCGGCGATCAAAAACAAGACCCAGCCGCGCATCTGGACGCTGGAAAACATTGCGAAGATGCAGAAGCAGTTCCGACGGATGGGAGCCGGATGGGACTGGCCCCGCGAGATCATTAGCTGCCTGCCCGATTATTACAAGTGGACCGAATGGCTGTTCCTGCAATTTTATAAAGCTGGGCTGGCCTATCGGACCAAGGCTCCGGCCAACTGGTGTCCCTCCTGTAACACGACGCTGGCGAATGAGCAGGTGGTGAATGGGGCATGCGAGCGCTGCGGCACGCCGGTGATTCGCAAGGAGATCGATCAATGGTTGTTCCGCATCACCAACTATGCGGATGAACTGCTGGATTTCTCCGCGCTGGATTGGCCGGAAAAAACGGTGACGATGCAGCGTAACTGGATTGGCCGCAGCGAAGGCGCTGAAATCCGTTTTGTAGCCGAGATTGGCAGTGAGCGTGTGGAGGTTCCGGTTTTCACGACGCGCCCAGACACGATCTTTGGCGTGACCTTCTTTGTGCTGGCCCCGGAGCATCCGCTGGTGGAGCGCATCACGACGCCAGAGCAGCGCGTGGCAGTTGAGACATACATCGATCAGGCGCGGCGCGAAACCGAGATCGAACGCATGAGTACGGAGAAGGAGAAAACGGGTGTTTTCACCGGCGCGTACATCATCAATCCAGTCAGCGGCGAGCGCGTGCCGGTCTGGATCGCCGATTATGTGCTGATGGGCTATGGCACAGGCGCGGTGATGGGTGTGCCTGCGCATGACCAGCGCGACTTTGAGTTTGCGCGCAAGTTTGGCTTGCCCATCCGTCAGGTCATCTGCCCGCCGGATGAGGAGCCGAGCGACCCGGCCACCTGGAACGAGGCAAAATCACACTACGGGGTGATGATTAACTCCGGGCCGTTCGATGGCACACCGCCGGAAGAGGCGATCAGGGCGATCACACGCTCCTGTGAGGAGCGTGGCATCGGCAAGTACGCGGTCAGTTATCGGCTGCGCGACTGGCTGGTAGGCCGTCAGCGTTACTGGGGCGCGCCCATTCCGATCATCTACTGTCCACAGGATGGGATGGTCCCTGTGCCGGAGGAAGACCTGCCGGTGCTGCTGCCCGATGAGGTTCAGTATCGGCAATCTGCTGAGTCGCCGCTGCGCTATGACAGCGCGTTCTTGAATACAACGTGTCCGATCTGTGGCGGACCCGCTACGCGGGAAACCGATACGCTGGATACCTTCCTGTGTTCCTCGTGGTATTTCCTGCGCTATATGGACGCCAACAATGATCGGGAGGCGTGGGATCAGGAAAAGATTGCCAGATGGCTGCCGGTGGATATGTATACTGGCGGCGCTGAGCATGCGGTGATGCACCTGCTGTATGCGCGCTTCTTTGTCAAGGCGCTGCGCGATATGGGCTTGCTGCATTTCAGCGAGCCGTTTATGCGCCTGTATCATCAGGGAACGGTATTGGGGCCGGATGGGCAGAAGATGTCGAAATCACGCGGCAACGTGATCGCGCCGGATGATGTGGTGGATACCTATGGTGCGGATGCGCTGCGCTGCTACCTGATGTTTATAGGGCCGTTCGACCAGGGCGGTACCTCGAATATTCAGGGCATCGAGGGTACCTGGCGCTATCTGAACCGGGTTTGGAATCTGGCGCAGGATGCTGCTGAGGCGTTCAGCGGCGCGCCAATACCGGATACGGAGATTGGCCGCGAGATCAGGCGCACGACGCACAAGTTTATCAAGCGCATCACGGCAGAGTACGAGGGGCTGCGCTTCAATACCGCGCTGGCTGGGCTGATGGAGTTCACCAACGCGCTGATGAAGGCCCGCGAGACGGAAGCGGTTCGCACCGCTGAATATCGCCAGGCGGTTCAACTGCTGCTGACGATGCTGGCCCCGCTGGCTCCGCACATTACGGAAGAACTGTGGCAGAGCATGGGGCATGGTGGGAGCATCCATACGCATCCCTGGCCGTCCTTTGACGAGGCGCTGACGCAAGATGCGGTCGTCACTGTCGTGGTGCAGGTCAATGGCAAGGTGCGCGACAAGCTGGAGGTTGCCGCAGAGGCCAGCGAGGATGAAGTGCGCTTGCTGGCGCTGGCGAGCGAGCGTGTCAAGAAGCTGCTGGGAGGCAAAGAACCAGAGAAGGTGATCTATGTGCCCGGCAAGCTGATAAATCTGGTTGGGTAA
- a CDS encoding Rieske 2Fe-2S domain-containing protein gives MSDSQEQSTAAESTAVAEPPRKPTYQGPMFRRVIERSIDSQNWLEGFGDGTQKFIGWTLRVGGPPMRWLKNLSHGTSLGHPLHPALTDIPVGAWLGTLVLDIIWLATNRSSGTATASNILLIVGLVGAVLSVLSGTIDWNDTYGSERRVGIAHGIVNTIATLVYVVALVLRLTGNQFSGFILSTIGLVILLLGAYLGGEMVFGKGTQVNHTAWQESPEDFVAVAQEAAVGEGKLVRAQANGMPVLLVRLQGTIYAIAATCTHAGGPLDEGTLEGDVVVCPWHGSRFRVRDGEVRGGPATFPQARFETRVRDGQVEVRRA, from the coding sequence ATGTCCGATTCCCAGGAACAGTCTACGGCGGCTGAAAGCACTGCGGTGGCGGAGCCTCCAAGAAAGCCCACCTATCAGGGACCGATGTTCCGGCGAGTCATCGAACGTTCTATTGATAGCCAGAACTGGCTCGAAGGCTTTGGCGATGGCACGCAAAAGTTTATTGGCTGGACCTTGAGGGTTGGTGGGCCGCCAATGCGCTGGCTCAAGAACCTTTCTCATGGCACATCGCTCGGCCATCCCTTGCATCCGGCGCTAACGGATATTCCAGTTGGAGCCTGGCTGGGGACATTGGTGCTGGATATTATCTGGCTTGCCACGAACCGATCTTCCGGGACGGCTACGGCCTCTAACATCCTGCTGATTGTAGGTCTGGTTGGGGCTGTCTTGTCGGTCCTGAGCGGCACGATTGATTGGAACGATACCTATGGCAGCGAGCGGCGGGTTGGTATCGCGCATGGGATTGTGAATACCATTGCCACCCTGGTGTATGTGGTTGCGCTGGTGCTGCGGCTGACTGGTAATCAATTTTCAGGATTTATCCTTTCTACTATCGGGTTGGTGATCCTGCTGCTGGGCGCTTATCTGGGCGGCGAGATGGTTTTTGGGAAGGGAACGCAGGTCAATCATACGGCCTGGCAGGAAAGCCCGGAAGATTTTGTCGCGGTGGCTCAAGAGGCTGCTGTCGGGGAGGGGAAGCTGGTACGCGCGCAGGCCAACGGCATGCCGGTGCTGCTGGTGCGCTTGCAGGGGACGATCTACGCCATTGCCGCCACCTGCACACACGCAGGCGGGCCGCTGGATGAGGGCACGTTGGAAGGGGATGTGGTGGTGTGTCCCTGGCATGGCTCACGCTTCCGCGTGCGCGATGGCGAGGTACGTGGTGGGCCAGCGACCTTCCCACAGGCGCGTTTCGAGACGCGGGTGCGCGATGGGCAGGTTGAGGTGCGCCGCGCGTGA
- a CDS encoding thiamine pyrophosphate-dependent enzyme, producing MAISRKAPAEIKGGLDPVELYRTMALARAMNELLKIRKTQSRFPFYIGCAGHESMAALVAALDDEDWLAFYYRDLAGWLQRTKDLYGPLREAYSRATGPMGAGRNMPSHYSSRQFHILPTFSEVSGLAPFAGGVGFAFKRDGSKRIVLFCTGDGGVATNDFNVLFRQATVHKLPVLMVVENNGWAITTHHDEKEQVQWAGDLVAWARAAEAIAIDVDGTNALETYEKTREIAQELRSGKGPALIHLHTGLLDPHSSSTDIKAYRTVEDIEDTFAHKDPLKNTARALIRRGYLSEEQIEQIQKEAKDAVRRAEAEVLKEPDVGADRVLQHVLTLPTPEAHPPAGNRRKMNMLGAINEALVELRQGDPGFFVYGQDVGSPRGGVFGATQEMVKQFPGTAISSPLNEQVIVGIAAGASMAAGRPRCGEVQFVDYHQSSAQTLRLGARILYQSNGDWNCPVLLRMKSGSGGGGPISDAGSGGGAFGHSNAGEQWFTDIPGLITVCPSTPYDAKGLLLEAGRSPSPVVYLERGRLYRSDPPKDPNGEFIPELAELWEVPDGYYTEPLGKARRIRLGSGPSALAIISWGTMTLESAIAAARYLSEYPGESVEIIDLRTLMPLDEETIAGAVRAANRVIVVTEEADLAPFARHVHSWITQKLFWELDCTPEVIAAVRAPAAPYNAAEEMAFYPTAQDIYETMIRLARE from the coding sequence ATGGCGATTAGCAGAAAAGCCCCAGCAGAGATCAAAGGCGGCCTTGATCCGGTTGAACTCTATCGAACAATGGCGCTGGCGCGCGCCATGAATGAACTGTTGAAGATTCGCAAGACGCAGAGCAGATTCCCGTTCTATATCGGCTGCGCTGGACATGAAAGTATGGCCGCGCTTGTGGCCGCCCTCGATGATGAGGACTGGCTGGCGTTCTATTATCGTGATCTGGCGGGCTGGCTTCAGCGTACCAAAGACCTCTATGGCCCTTTGCGCGAGGCGTATTCGCGGGCAACCGGCCCGATGGGCGCGGGGCGCAATATGCCCTCCCACTACAGCAGCCGCCAATTCCATATTCTGCCGACCTTCAGCGAAGTCTCAGGGCTGGCGCCGTTTGCAGGCGGGGTTGGTTTCGCGTTCAAGCGCGATGGCAGCAAACGCATCGTGCTGTTCTGCACTGGCGATGGCGGAGTTGCCACCAATGACTTTAATGTCCTGTTCCGTCAGGCGACGGTGCATAAACTGCCGGTGCTGATGGTGGTGGAGAATAATGGCTGGGCGATTACGACCCATCATGATGAGAAAGAACAGGTGCAGTGGGCCGGAGACCTGGTTGCCTGGGCGCGAGCGGCTGAAGCCATTGCTATTGATGTTGATGGCACGAACGCGCTGGAGACGTATGAGAAGACGCGCGAGATTGCTCAGGAACTGCGCAGCGGCAAAGGCCCGGCGCTGATCCATCTGCATACGGGCCTGCTGGACCCGCATTCAAGCAGCACCGATATTAAAGCCTATCGCACTGTTGAGGATATTGAGGACACCTTTGCCCACAAAGATCCGCTGAAGAACACCGCGCGCGCGCTGATTCGGAGGGGCTATCTTTCCGAAGAGCAGATAGAGCAGATTCAGAAAGAGGCGAAGGACGCGGTGAGGCGGGCCGAGGCAGAAGTGCTGAAGGAGCCGGATGTCGGCGCTGATCGCGTGCTACAGCACGTTTTAACGCTGCCAACGCCTGAAGCGCATCCGCCTGCGGGCAATCGCCGCAAGATGAATATGCTGGGGGCGATCAACGAGGCGCTGGTTGAACTGCGCCAGGGCGATCCCGGCTTCTTTGTGTATGGGCAGGATGTTGGCAGCCCGCGTGGCGGCGTCTTTGGCGCGACTCAGGAGATGGTGAAGCAGTTCCCCGGAACGGCGATTAGCAGCCCCCTGAACGAACAGGTCATCGTTGGCATTGCTGCCGGGGCCAGCATGGCCGCCGGTCGCCCGCGCTGCGGCGAAGTGCAGTTTGTGGATTATCACCAGTCGTCGGCGCAGACGCTGCGGCTGGGCGCGCGCATCCTCTATCAAAGCAACGGCGACTGGAACTGCCCGGTGCTGCTGCGGATGAAGTCTGGCAGCGGCGGCGGCGGCCCGATCTCTGATGCTGGCAGCGGCGGCGGCGCTTTTGGGCATTCCAACGCGGGCGAGCAGTGGTTTACCGATATTCCTGGTTTGATTACGGTCTGCCCCAGCACGCCTTATGACGCCAAGGGGCTGCTGCTGGAGGCCGGGCGTTCGCCCTCGCCAGTGGTGTATCTGGAGCGTGGGCGTCTGTATCGCTCAGACCCGCCGAAAGACCCCAACGGCGAGTTCATCCCTGAGCTTGCCGAACTATGGGAAGTGCCTGATGGCTACTATACCGAGCCGCTGGGCAAGGCGCGGCGCATTCGCCTGGGGAGTGGTCCGTCGGCGCTGGCAATTATCTCCTGGGGGACGATGACGTTGGAATCGGCGATTGCGGCGGCGCGCTATCTTTCGGAGTATCCGGGCGAGTCGGTGGAGATCATAGACCTGCGCACGCTGATGCCGCTGGACGAAGAGACGATTGCGGGAGCGGTGCGCGCGGCGAACCGGGTCATCGTGGTGACGGAAGAAGCTGATCTGGCGCCGTTTGCGCGGCACGTGCATTCGTGGATTACGCAAAAGCTGTTCTGGGAGTTGGACTGCACGCCAGAGGTCATCGCTGCGGTTCGCGCGCCTGCCGCGCCATACAATGCGGCTGAGGAGATGGCTTTTTATCCAACTGCGCAGGATATTTATGAAACCATGATCCGCCTGGCGCGAGAGTAA
- a CDS encoding sigma-70 family RNA polymerase sigma factor has product MAHVGAMVARLATGRPSGAYRKAEDERWRGSAAMTGTIEHVEDTALVRRTLAGEQDAFAQLVERYKDPVYHVAYRMLSNAAEAEDVAQETFVRAYTQLGTYKSEHRFSTWLLSIASHLAIDQLRRRRFLALPLEDVPLLDWLADNDTGPEEAALEGEQQDEMQQLIAKLPSKYRAVVVLRYWQDLSYEEIATALNLTPALVKARLHRARELLARHIKEDEKEEDGYHALSAG; this is encoded by the coding sequence GTGGCACACGTAGGAGCGATGGTTGCCCGGCTCGCCACAGGGCGACCCAGCGGGGCATACCGCAAGGCTGAAGACGAACGCTGGCGAGGGAGTGCTGCGATGACCGGCACGATAGAGCATGTCGAGGATACCGCGTTGGTGCGGCGCACGCTCGCCGGTGAACAAGATGCTTTTGCCCAGCTAGTGGAACGCTATAAAGACCCGGTGTATCATGTCGCCTATCGGATGCTGAGCAATGCTGCTGAAGCTGAGGATGTGGCGCAAGAAACGTTTGTGCGCGCCTATACGCAGCTAGGCACGTATAAGTCCGAGCATCGTTTTAGCACCTGGCTGCTTTCTATCGCTTCGCATCTGGCGATTGACCAACTGCGTCGTCGTCGTTTTCTGGCGCTCCCGTTGGAAGATGTTCCGCTCCTCGACTGGCTGGCCGATAACGATACCGGCCCGGAGGAAGCGGCGCTTGAGGGGGAGCAGCAAGATGAGATGCAGCAGTTGATTGCGAAGTTACCTTCTAAGTATCGCGCGGTTGTGGTCTTGCGCTACTGGCAAGATCTTTCGTATGAGGAGATCGCCACTGCGCTGAACCTTACGCCAGCTCTGGTGAAGGCGCGGCTCCATCGCGCGCGTGAACTCCTGGCCCGTCACATCAAAGAAGATGAGAAGGAGGAGGATGGTTATCATGCGTTGTCGGCAGGTTAG
- a CDS encoding zf-HC2 domain-containing protein, with translation MVIMRCRQVRGMLPAHFNKELSEGDRRVLETHLAACSSCHTHWRHLYRAEVWLTRASEQSQLKRGPSVDFTASVMAAIATQQQKSAANHSVQGDAREGQTAQIEEGPAGVILPFGPWVGWNASMLSVWRTSPRVVLSGVLLAVFAVMVGVIALAVLLTQPALAAQLFAAGTQVLGGLAAALASLVAMLSVFADNQFLLAGVAVGYVALAVLWFRLMRHQEYERHQGYEEVES, from the coding sequence ATGGTTATCATGCGTTGTCGGCAGGTTAGGGGCATGCTGCCCGCTCATTTCAATAAAGAGCTTTCTGAGGGAGACCGCCGCGTCCTTGAGACGCACCTGGCCGCCTGCTCTTCTTGCCACACGCACTGGCGACACCTGTATCGCGCCGAAGTCTGGTTGACACGCGCCTCCGAGCAATCGCAACTCAAGCGCGGACCTTCGGTTGATTTCACGGCTTCGGTGATGGCTGCGATTGCCACGCAGCAGCAAAAAAGTGCGGCTAATCACAGCGTTCAGGGAGACGCGCGTGAAGGGCAAACCGCCCAGATCGAGGAAGGGCCAGCAGGCGTGATTTTACCGTTTGGCCCCTGGGTCGGCTGGAATGCGAGCATGCTGAGTGTGTGGAGGACTTCGCCGCGCGTGGTCCTTTCTGGAGTACTGCTTGCCGTCTTCGCCGTCATGGTTGGGGTTATTGCGCTTGCTGTCTTGCTGACACAGCCCGCGCTGGCTGCCCAACTCTTCGCTGCTGGAACCCAGGTTCTCGGAGGTCTCGCTGCGGCGCTTGCTTCGCTGGTGGCGATGCTCTCAGTTTTTGCCGATAACCAGTTTCTGCTTGCGGGCGTGGCCGTTGGCTATGTGGCGCTGGCGGTCCTCTGGTTCCGGCTCATGCGCCATCAGGAGTATGAGCGCCATCAGGGGTACGAAGAGGTTGAATCATGA
- a CDS encoding polymer-forming cytoskeletal protein, whose protein sequence is MRRHRFVLLGGGALLFLCLCVGLIAGASSFFGSWHPCGGASNTSSSNITVSPGQTAEDITACGGNVVILGHVTGDVATYGGNVNVSSSGIVDGDIKSYGGHVEIAGLVEGDVASYGGGVKLDDTAYVGGDVQSYGGAITKAPGARVEGDIDSNHPNSFSLTNLPFLSPFGFPFPVAGTIVWVLIAAALAHWFPQRTLRVGEIMFSRLPRSLAVGALSWVLGLILAVILALTIIGIPVTLAIVLALAVGAIMGNVAVGWLIGRAVLHRIARRDYSPVVAAMVGVAILTFIESVPFVGLLFSIFIAILGVGATLLSRFGSRRWRPSSLRRPAA, encoded by the coding sequence ATGAGGCGCCATCGGTTCGTGCTGCTGGGGGGTGGGGCGCTGCTCTTCCTCTGTCTGTGCGTGGGGTTGATCGCGGGGGCAAGCTCTTTCTTTGGTTCCTGGCATCCCTGTGGGGGCGCCAGCAACACCTCTAGCTCCAACATCACGGTCTCCCCAGGCCAGACTGCCGAAGACATTACAGCGTGCGGGGGCAATGTGGTCATTCTTGGACATGTGACAGGTGATGTTGCCACTTATGGTGGCAATGTGAACGTCTCATCGTCCGGGATAGTGGATGGGGACATCAAGAGCTATGGTGGTCATGTGGAGATTGCTGGTCTGGTGGAAGGCGATGTCGCCAGCTATGGCGGCGGGGTGAAGCTTGATGACACGGCGTATGTCGGTGGTGATGTGCAATCGTATGGCGGCGCGATTACCAAAGCGCCGGGCGCGCGTGTGGAGGGGGATATTGACAGTAATCACCCCAACAGTTTTAGTCTGACCAACCTGCCCTTTTTGAGTCCGTTTGGCTTTCCTTTTCCGGTGGCGGGTACCATCGTCTGGGTGCTGATTGCCGCTGCACTGGCTCATTGGTTCCCCCAGCGCACCTTGCGGGTTGGCGAGATTATGTTTAGCCGCCTGCCCCGCAGCCTGGCGGTTGGCGCGCTCAGTTGGGTGCTGGGCCTGATCCTGGCGGTCATTCTGGCGCTGACCATTATTGGTATCCCGGTGACGCTTGCCATAGTTCTGGCGCTGGCTGTAGGGGCTATTATGGGCAATGTTGCGGTTGGCTGGCTGATTGGGCGCGCGGTACTGCATCGGATTGCCCGGCGCGACTATTCGCCTGTTGTGGCCGCAATGGTTGGTGTTGCTATCCTGACGTTCATCGAATCGGTCCCATTTGTGGGCTTGCTCTTCAGCATCTTCATCGCCATCCTGGGTGTCGGGGCAACCTTGCTGAGCCGCTTTGGCTCCAGGCGCTGGAGGCCCTCCTCACTACGCCGCCCGGCTGCGTAA
- the rlmD gene encoding 23S rRNA (uracil(1939)-C(5))-methyltransferase RlmD: MIEIELTDLAHGGDAVGRYEGRAVFIPGGIPGEVVRAEITEERRAYARAQIVEILRASPDRVVPRYPDLSETGGFQWQHLAYPAQLTWKARILRQLLIRLGKAPNPPVQPTQGMPAGSDVWRYRTVAQFAVGMDGAIGFRKVASHDVLDMTECPIVHPVLDEIYQSVRSWLLAQWGESVGQQVERFTVRVAASPTTSDAAQALLSVEARPAADLSEVNGPQGLAEALMAAVPGLAGVVIVGLAGGRGRVIVGQDHLIEQVLGHQFRISAGSFFQVNATQTPMLVQRAIGLLHPRRTETMLDGYSGVGLFSVFLSERAARVVAVESQPSAVADARASAALNNLTNLTVLEGVLERALGQLQHQNERFDAVLVDPPRAGCHPRALSTLAAMAPRALVYVSCDPSTLARDIALFTSNGAYRLTAVQPVDMFPQTAHIESVSLLERVRI, from the coding sequence ATGATAGAGATTGAACTAACCGATTTGGCTCACGGGGGTGATGCGGTAGGTCGCTATGAGGGGCGCGCGGTCTTCATTCCCGGAGGCATTCCTGGCGAAGTGGTGCGCGCTGAAATTACGGAAGAGCGCCGCGCCTATGCGCGCGCCCAGATCGTGGAGATTCTGCGGGCGTCGCCAGACCGCGTGGTTCCGCGCTATCCTGACCTCAGTGAGACGGGTGGCTTTCAGTGGCAACATCTGGCCTATCCGGCTCAACTGACCTGGAAAGCGCGCATTCTGCGCCAGCTCCTCATCCGTCTGGGGAAGGCTCCGAACCCGCCTGTGCAGCCGACCCAGGGAATGCCCGCTGGCTCGGATGTCTGGCGCTATCGGACTGTCGCTCAGTTTGCTGTTGGAATGGATGGCGCTATCGGCTTTCGCAAGGTTGCCAGCCATGATGTGCTGGATATGACCGAATGTCCTATTGTGCATCCGGTGTTGGATGAGATTTATCAGAGTGTACGTTCCTGGCTGCTTGCCCAATGGGGGGAAAGTGTTGGTCAGCAGGTCGAGCGGTTTACGGTGCGTGTGGCGGCCAGTCCGACAACCTCTGATGCCGCCCAGGCTCTGTTGAGTGTGGAGGCGCGCCCAGCCGCTGATCTGAGTGAGGTGAATGGACCACAGGGCTTGGCTGAGGCGCTGATGGCTGCGGTTCCTGGCCTGGCGGGGGTTGTGATTGTGGGCCTGGCCGGAGGGCGCGGGCGCGTGATTGTTGGGCAGGACCACCTGATTGAACAGGTGCTGGGCCATCAATTCCGCATTTCGGCTGGCTCGTTTTTTCAGGTCAACGCGACCCAGACGCCTATGCTGGTGCAGAGGGCTATTGGGCTGCTCCATCCCAGGCGCACCGAAACGATGCTGGATGGCTATAGTGGGGTAGGACTTTTTTCTGTGTTCCTCTCCGAACGCGCTGCTCGTGTGGTGGCGGTAGAATCTCAGCCGAGCGCCGTTGCTGACGCGCGCGCCAGCGCCGCCCTGAATAATCTGACCAACCTGACGGTTCTGGAGGGGGTTCTGGAGCGCGCGCTTGGGCAGCTTCAGCACCAGAATGAACGATTTGATGCCGTGTTGGTCGATCCGCCTCGCGCAGGCTGCCATCCCCGCGCGCTCTCCACATTGGCGGCAATGGCGCCGCGCGCGCTGGTCTATGTCTCGTGCGACCCCAGCACCCTGGCGCGCGATATAGCCTTGTTTACCTCCA